The Glycine max cultivar Williams 82 chromosome 12, Glycine_max_v4.0, whole genome shotgun sequence genome window below encodes:
- the LOC100499699 gene encoding uncharacterized protein LOC100499699 (The RefSeq protein has 1 substitution compared to this genomic sequence), producing MATPKQSYEQQQQQQQPNVQRVRNSGMINSNQSPMRDDKEEEMSRSALAMFRAKEEEIERRKVEVRDKVHAYLGRVEEETKRLAEIREELEGLTDPLRKEVAIVRKKIDSVNKELKPLGQTCQRREREYKEALDAFNEKNKEKAQLVTKLMELVTESEKLRMKKLEELSKNVDTLH from the exons ATGGCAACACCAAAACAGTCATAtgagcagcaacaacaacaacaacaaccaaatgtGCAGCGAGTGAGGAACTCGGGGATGATTAACAGCAACCAGAGTCCAATGAGGGATGACAAGGAAGAGGAGATGTCAAGATCAGCTTTGGCAATGTTCCgagcaaaggaagaagaaattgAAAGGAGAAAAGTTGAGGTGAGGGATAAGGTTCACGCTTATCTCGGTCGAGTAGAGGAGGAAACAAAACGATTGGCTGAGATTAGAGAA GAGCTTGAGGGTCTCACAGATCCATTGAGGAAGGAAGTTGCAATAGTTCGAAAGAAGATAGACAGTGTTAACAAAGAGTTAAAGCCACTGGGCCAAACCTGCCAGAGAAAG GAGAGAGAATACAAGGAAGCCCTTGACGCTTTCAAtgagaaaaacaaggaaaaagcTCAACTTGTTACTAAACTAATGGAG CTGGTGACTGAAAGTGAGAAGTTGAGGATGAAGAAGCTGGAGGAGTTAAGCAAAAACGTAGATACCCTGCATTGA
- the LOC100499812 gene encoding uncharacterized protein, whose translation MSEAPFRPREKLAEKQKYFQSIHRHTYLKGPMDKITSVAIPLALAATSIYMIGRGIYNMSHGIGKKE comes from the exons ATGTCGGAAGCACCATTCAGACCACGAGAAAAGCTTGCTGAGAAGCAAAAATATTTCCAGAGTATCCACAGGCATACCTACTTGAAGGGACCCATGGATAAGATTACATCTGTGGCCATACCACTGGCTTTGGCTGCAACATCAATTTACATGATT GGACGAGGGATCTATAATATGTCGCATGGAATTGGAAAGAAAGAATGA